GGTGGCGCGGGTCGATGCGGTCGAACCGGACCCGGCCCGCGCCGGCGTGGTGCGAACGCGCACCGCCGATCTACCCGGCGTGCGGGTGCTCGACGCGGTTCCGGACGAGCGCTACGACGTGGTCGTGGCATCCGGCGTCGAGCACGCGGACCGCGTGCGGCCGGGCGGTGCGCTGGTCCTGGCGGTGCCGAACCGGCTCGGGGTGGGCCGACCCGGTGGCCGGTCCCGGCGCCGGTGGGAACGGGAGCTGGCCACCGCCGGGCTGACCGTCCAGCGGGTCCTCGGCTGCCTGCCGGACCACCGCGTCACCCGGGCCGTGATCACCGGGGAGCTGCTGGAACGGCATCCACGGCTCGCCGTCGAGCTGTCCGGGCGCGACGAGCGCTGGGCCGAACTCGTTGAGGGCGGCCTCGGTCTGGACACCGTGGACGGTCTGGTGTTCCTCGCCTCGGCCGGCGAACCCACCACCGGCCTGTGGCCGGACGGCGTGCTCGCCACCTACTTCAACACCGACCGCGCGGCCCGCTGGTGCACGCGCGCGGACGTGGTCGGGGGCGAGATCCGCCGCACTCCCCTGCTGCCGCAGGAACCCGGCCCGGTCGCCGTGCGCGCGTGGACGGACCTGGTGGTGGACGCGCCGACCCTGCCCGAGGTCCTGACCGGACAGCCGTGGCGCGCCGGTGAACTGCTCACCGCGTGGGCGGACCTGGTGCGGGCGGACCCGTCGTGGGACCTGATCCCGGCCAACGTGCTGTTGGCGGACCCGCCGCGGGCCATCGACCTGGAGTGGGTGCGGGACGGCACGACCGTGGACGAGGTGATCGACCGCGGCCTGCTGCTGCTCGCCGACCAGCTCGCCCGCGCCGGCTGGTCCGGGGCCGCGCCGGGCACGACGGTGCGGGACCTGGCCGCGTGGCTCGGCGTCCTGCTGGACCGGCCGGTGAGCTTCGTGGACGCGGCCGCCGAGCGGGAAGCGGAGTTCCAGGCGATCCGCCGGTGCGGGATCACCTCCGGCCCTGGACTGGATCACGACCGGGACGCGATGCGGCTGGCGTGGCGCCGGCGTCTCGCCGAAGAAACCGGGCTGGCACCGGCCGGACCGACCGAATTGGACGCACGCGTCGCCCGCACGATGACGCGGGTTGACCGGATCATCGCACCCGGCGACTCGACGTTCCGCGGCGACACCGGACACTACTTCGCAGTGGCCGGCCAGGCGTTGCGGGC
The sequence above is a segment of the Amycolatopsis viridis genome. Coding sequences within it:
- a CDS encoding class I SAM-dependent methyltransferase; translated protein: MSDLVAEIIRHAADRTALSDELHFAAHEPGERSQLDHGRANVLRALRLPADAHVLEVGAGYGAVTRYLGERVARVDAVEPDPARAGVVRTRTADLPGVRVLDAVPDERYDVVVASGVEHADRVRPGGALVLAVPNRLGVGRPGGRSRRRWERELATAGLTVQRVLGCLPDHRVTRAVITGELLERHPRLAVELSGRDERWAELVEGGLGLDTVDGLVFLASAGEPTTGLWPDGVLATYFNTDRAARWCTRADVVGGEIRRTPLLPQEPGPVAVRAWTDLVVDAPTLPEVLTGQPWRAGELLTAWADLVRADPSWDLIPANVLLADPPRAIDLEWVRDGTTVDEVIDRGLLLLADQLARAGWSGAAPGTTVRDLAAWLGVLLDRPVSFVDAAAEREAEFQAIRRCGITSGPGLDHDRDAMRLAWRRRLAEETGLAPAGPTELDARVARTMTRVDRIIAPGDSTFRGDTGHYFAVAGQALRACLHGLQAAGRPSPRRVLDIGCGYGRVLRTFRAAFPDAELIASDIDTSGVEHCVRFFGATGLPASGRIEEIPPVSDIDLIWCGSVLTHLDVPAWDALLGFFERVLAPGGVAVVTTHGRRVAWRMTSGAGYGLTAEDHARVLADYRASGFGYADYPGRSGYGISLSAPEWVTGHVLTPQLRLAGYVEAGWDGHQDVLILAKDADETVKAER